A section of the Sebastes fasciatus isolate fSebFas1 chromosome 5, fSebFas1.pri, whole genome shotgun sequence genome encodes:
- the LOC141767720 gene encoding ceramide synthase 2-like isoform X1, which translates to MEALLNEWLWQEERWLPPGFRWQDIEMKDDEGRFPLPRDLIYTLPLAFAFIALRYVFERLIGVPLSKHLGVKDRIRIRAASIPKLETFYKQNSRQPSQNEVGSLGKQSGLSQRKIQTWFRHRRNQDRPSNTKKFCEASWRFVFYLASFTAGLGSLINTPWFWDHRECWRGYPKQAVAEAHYWYYILELGFYMSLLLCVSVDVKRKDFKEQVIHHIATIFLIGFSYCANYVRVGTLVMLVHDSSDFLLESAKMFHYAGWTRTCDSLFVVFSLVFLVTRLVVFPGRIVHTTLVLSREFFKPFFGYYFLNALLLVLQALHIFWAYLILRMVYKFMFMGKVERDERSDEESELDDKEEEPEEEGDECSWEQRKGTINSKLASLANNCVLNNLTNQRNINSRLPKAR; encoded by the exons aTGGAGGCCCTGTTGAACGAGTGGCTGTGGCAGGAGGAGCGGTGGCTTCCTCCTGGCTTCCGCTGGCAGGACATTGAGATGAAGGACGACGAGGGCCGCTTTCCTCTACCCAGGGATCTCATCTACACCTTACCACTGGCCTTCGCCTTTATAGCCCTCAGATATGTCTTTGAGAG GCTCATCGGCGTCCCGTTAAGCAAACATTTAGGTGTGAAGGACCGGATTCGGATTCGAGCCGCTTCCATCCCAAAGCTGGAGACCTTCTACAAACAGAACAGTCGGCAACCATCGCAA AATGAGGTGGGGAGCCTGGGGAAGCAGTCTGGACTCTCCCAGAGAAAGATCCAGACCTGGTTCAGACACAGAAGGAACCAGGACCGACCCAGCAACACCAAAAAGTTCTGCGAGGCCTC CTGGCGTTTTGTCTTCTACCTCGCATCGTTCACTGCAGGGCTCGGCTCTTTAATTAAT ACTCCGTGGTTCTGGGATCACAGAGAGTGTTGGAGGGGTTATCCCAAACAG GCCGTGGCTGAGGCTCATTACTGGTATTACATCTTGGAGTTGGGCTTCTATATGTCGCTGCTTCTGTGCGTCTCTGTGGATGTCAAGCGaaaa GACTTCAAGGAGCAGGTAATTCATCACATCGCCACCATATTCCTCATCGGTTTCTCCTACTGTGCCAACTATGTGAGAGTTGGCACTCTGGTGATGCTGGTGCACGACTCTTCTGACTTCCTTCTCGAG TCTGCCAAGATGTTTCACTATGCCGGCTGGACGAGAACATGCGACTCGCTGTTTGTCGTCTTCTCTCTGGTGTTCCTGGTGACGAGGCTGGTGGTGTTTCCTGGCAG AATTGTCCACACAACCTTGGTGCTGTCTCGAGAATTCTTCAAGCCCTTCTTTGGTTATTATTTCCTCAATGCGCTGCTGTTGGTGCTGCAAGCACTGCACATCTTCTGGGCTTATCTCATCCTACGCATGGTCTACAAGTTTATGTTCATGGGCAAG gTGGAGCGTGATGAACGTAGCGATGAGGAAAGTGAGTTGGACGATAAAGAGGAGGAGCCTGAGGAAGAAGGGGACGAGTGCAGCTGGGAGCAAAGAAAGGGCACAATCAACTCCAAACTGGCATCGCTGGCTAACAACTGTGTCCTGAACAACCTGACCAACCAGAGGAATATAAACAGCAGACTGCCCAAAGCTAGATAG
- the LOC141767720 gene encoding ceramide synthase 2-like isoform X2, with protein MSLRGETYLPPSQLDHELTDARSTFSLFSLTLTSAVLDSLEQLIGVPLSKHLGVKDRIRIRAASIPKLETFYKQNSRQPSQNEVGSLGKQSGLSQRKIQTWFRHRRNQDRPSNTKKFCEASWRFVFYLASFTAGLGSLINTPWFWDHRECWRGYPKQAVAEAHYWYYILELGFYMSLLLCVSVDVKRKDFKEQVIHHIATIFLIGFSYCANYVRVGTLVMLVHDSSDFLLESAKMFHYAGWTRTCDSLFVVFSLVFLVTRLVVFPGRIVHTTLVLSREFFKPFFGYYFLNALLLVLQALHIFWAYLILRMVYKFMFMGKVERDERSDEESELDDKEEEPEEEGDECSWEQRKGTINSKLASLANNCVLNNLTNQRNINSRLPKAR; from the exons ATGTCTTTGAGAGGTGAGACATACCTACCTCCATCACAGCTGGACCATGAACTCACAGATGCAAGATCTAccttttcattgttttcattaactTTGACGTCTGCTGTGCTTGACTCGCTGGAGCA GCTCATCGGCGTCCCGTTAAGCAAACATTTAGGTGTGAAGGACCGGATTCGGATTCGAGCCGCTTCCATCCCAAAGCTGGAGACCTTCTACAAACAGAACAGTCGGCAACCATCGCAA AATGAGGTGGGGAGCCTGGGGAAGCAGTCTGGACTCTCCCAGAGAAAGATCCAGACCTGGTTCAGACACAGAAGGAACCAGGACCGACCCAGCAACACCAAAAAGTTCTGCGAGGCCTC CTGGCGTTTTGTCTTCTACCTCGCATCGTTCACTGCAGGGCTCGGCTCTTTAATTAAT ACTCCGTGGTTCTGGGATCACAGAGAGTGTTGGAGGGGTTATCCCAAACAG GCCGTGGCTGAGGCTCATTACTGGTATTACATCTTGGAGTTGGGCTTCTATATGTCGCTGCTTCTGTGCGTCTCTGTGGATGTCAAGCGaaaa GACTTCAAGGAGCAGGTAATTCATCACATCGCCACCATATTCCTCATCGGTTTCTCCTACTGTGCCAACTATGTGAGAGTTGGCACTCTGGTGATGCTGGTGCACGACTCTTCTGACTTCCTTCTCGAG TCTGCCAAGATGTTTCACTATGCCGGCTGGACGAGAACATGCGACTCGCTGTTTGTCGTCTTCTCTCTGGTGTTCCTGGTGACGAGGCTGGTGGTGTTTCCTGGCAG AATTGTCCACACAACCTTGGTGCTGTCTCGAGAATTCTTCAAGCCCTTCTTTGGTTATTATTTCCTCAATGCGCTGCTGTTGGTGCTGCAAGCACTGCACATCTTCTGGGCTTATCTCATCCTACGCATGGTCTACAAGTTTATGTTCATGGGCAAG gTGGAGCGTGATGAACGTAGCGATGAGGAAAGTGAGTTGGACGATAAAGAGGAGGAGCCTGAGGAAGAAGGGGACGAGTGCAGCTGGGAGCAAAGAAAGGGCACAATCAACTCCAAACTGGCATCGCTGGCTAACAACTGTGTCCTGAACAACCTGACCAACCAGAGGAATATAAACAGCAGACTGCCCAAAGCTAGATAG
- the LOC141767719 gene encoding kelch-like protein 24 has translation MACGADTELKPQSFKFTVLSEQINKLEEDKSALHVTDSNSASDIVPDVILRVEGESFYVNRQRLALQSPYFRALFFGCGLESSKRKVEIKGVCLQHFRVLMEYSKTSNLDLDRENVLGILQTADFLQLERARLLCCKFLERELHLSNCLGMMAYAWQLGCTQLYTAARQVALTHFSAIVAEEDFLSLSKEAVADLLASDDLAIHKDDLALEATLRWVSFDSKREENFPELVQLVRPESLSLPFIIELLTKMINCDIRAKLICALNEHFPASWSIGRSMTRIRAREALFVLGGPHDKEQQSLYQFHPLSGRWENCPPLQRKNLTQYSVAAVGDKVVVTGGYYRDVLWFCADWVKIYECANQRWVDGPALRTSRHSHCSIGLDSVLYVLGGSMDEGLVSDVEKLVLGSEGWEEVSPMVRAVERAATASLGSCIYVACGLDENGEVYGGIQRYMVKEDQWDVVSYSPFPRYDLVATELNGALYLFGGHALRFDVETDEWTVLEEECLDRKFFSGCTTVSGQIYLVSERKSNKAFPNMVLMDPYIDTCIQVDDAIPCPVPLRGCVTMRMVT, from the exons ATGGCCTGCGGAGCCGACACTGAGCTGAAACCTCAGAGCTTTAAATTCACTGTTCTttctgaacagataaacaaaCTTGAGGAGGACAAATCTGCTTTACATGTGACAGACTCTAACTCTGCGTCTGATATAGTCCCTGATGTTATTCTACGGGTAGAAGGAGAGAGTTTTTATGTCAACCGTCAACGACTGGCCCTGCAGAGTCCCTACTTCAGGGCTCTGTTTTTTGGCTGTGGCCTAGAGAGCAGCAAAAGGAAAGTTGAGATCAAaggtgtgtgtctgcagcatTTCAGGGTTTTAATGGAATACAGCAAGACATCCAATCTTGATTTGGACAGAGAAAACGTTCTGGGGATCCTTCAGACTGCAGACTTTTTACAACTGGAGCGAGCCAGGCTGCTGTGCTGCAAGTTCCTGGAGCGTGAGCTGCACTTGAGTAACTGCCTGGGAATGATGGCCTACGCCTGGCAGCTGGGCTGTACTCAGCTCTACACGGCAGCACGACAGGTGGCGCTCACACACTTCTCTGCTATTGTTGCTGAAGAGGACTTCCTGTCCCTGTCTAAGGAAGCTGTAGCAGACCTTCTTGCCAGTGATGACCTGGCCATCCATAAAGATGACTTGGCCCTGGAGGCTACCCTACGTTGGGTGTCATTTGATTCAAAACGAGAGGAAAATTTTCCGGAGCTTGTTCAGCTGGTGAGACCTGAGTCGCTCTCTTTACCATTTATCATTGAACTTTTGACCAAAAtgataaactgtgacatcagaGCCAAGCTCATCTGCGCACTGAATGAACATTTCCCGGCATCTTGGTCAATAGGCAGGTCGATGACGAGGATCAGGGCCAGAGAGGCCCTCTTTGTCCTGGGTGGACCTCACGATAAGGAGCAGCAGTCACTGTACCAGTTTCACCCTCTCAGTGGTCGATGGGAAAACTGTCCCCCTCTGCAGAGGAAGAACCTCACACAGTACTCGGTAGCTGCAGTAG GAGACAAAGTGGTCGTGACAGGCGGCTACTACCGGGACGTGCTGTGGTTCTGTGCGGACTGGGTCAAGATATACGAATGTGCAAACCAGCGCTGGGTGGATGGGCCGGCCCTGCGGACATCCAGGCACAGCCACTGCTCCATAGGGCTGGACtctgtactgtatgtcctgGGGGGCAGCATGGATGAAGGGCTTGTGTCCGATGTAGAAAAGCTGGTCCTGGGGTCAGAGGGTTGGGAGGAGGTCAGCCCCATGGTTAGGGCTGTGGAGAGGGCAGCCACTGCTTCTCTGGGGTCGTGTATCTATGTGGCGTGTGGCCTGGATGAAAACGGGGAGGTGTATGGTGGGATTCAGAGGTACATGGTGAAGGAGGATCAGTGGGATGTGGTCTCCTATTCGCCATTTCCACG ATATGACCTGGTTGCCACAGAGCTCAACGGTGCCCTCTACCTGTTTGGAGGCCATGCCTTGCGTTTTGATGTGGAGACAGATGAGTGGACTGTGCTTGAGGAGGAATGTCTGGACAGGAAGTTCTTCTCTGGCTGCACAACAGTCAGTGGCCAGATATACCTGGTCAGTGAGAGGAAGAGCAACAAAGCATTCCCAAACATGGTGCTGATGGACCCTTACATAGACACTTGCATTCAGGTAGATGATGCCATACCCTGCCCTGTGCCCCTCAGAGGGTGTGTCACCATGAGAATGGTCACgtga
- the lsm7 gene encoding U6 snRNA-associated Sm-like protein LSm7, whose amino-acid sequence MADKEKKKKESIFDLSKYIDKPIRVKFQGGREASGVLKGFDPLLNLVLDGTIEYMRDPDDQLKLTEDTRQLGLVVCRGTSVVLICPQDGMEAIPNPFVQQQDG is encoded by the exons ATGGCG gataaagagaagaagaagaaggagagcaTCTTCGACTTGTCTAAATACATCGACAAGCCGATTCGTGTGAAGTTTCAAGGAGGACGAGAAG CCAGCGGTGTCCTGAAAGGTTTTGATCCTCTGTTGAACCTGGTGCTGGACGGGACAATCGAGTACATGAGGG ATCCAGATGACCAGCTAAAGCTGACAGAAGACACCAGGCAGCTGGGGCTGGTGGTCTGCAGAGGAACCTCCGTAGTGCTCATCTGTCCTCAGGACGGCATGGAGGCTATACCAAACCCGTTCGTACAGCAACAGGACGGCTAG